DNA sequence from the Acanthopagrus latus isolate v.2019 chromosome 15, fAcaLat1.1, whole genome shotgun sequence genome:
GAAAGACGTGGCAGCCCTGGTGCAACGAAAACACCCAGAGTGAGCACCAGTGCCAcctctctcatctgtctctctgtcatctGGTTTTACTCATGACTAGAATCAACTGGTTTAACAACAGCATCTCAGGTGGAACGAGCAGGTCTTGGAACAAGGTCTGGAGCCTccccagagtttttttttttttttggcaacgTTCCCGTAGGATCCCATCAACATGAAGAGCCGATGAATTTCGATGCGATTCCATATGGGGAATGTTAAACAATGGCTCCTCCTGTGCAGCGTAACGGTTCCAGCACGGTACAAATATATTCGGAAATGCGGGAATAGACCTCATACCCTTATAGTGAAGACGCTGTGAGAAAAAGGACCCAAATAGTCAATTTCTATGGCTCTCACCTCTGTTATCTACCAACATGACATCAGTAACTAAATCTATGGGACAGTATCCTTTGCAACAGGGTGTGCAGGGGTTCGTTTAAGATTTCTCAGGACTGTTTGGCCGAGGGCTCCGACACCATTCGGATGGGAAGGATCGTAGTGAATTTGATCGAGTACTGTTAAATACAATTTTCAGGTTACTTTTTCATTAATCTGTCTGCTACAGTTTGGAGTTACTTCTAACTACAGCAGTTAGTGCCATATACATTGACTGCAACATTTCAATCCTGTTGACTCGTTGCTGCAATTATGAGTAATTATTTAATGATGTAATAACAGGACTCAGAAAGGGGCTATTCAGCATAATGACTGCTTCTGATACTGTAAAGTGAGTTAATATAACCTTTGCAGAAAGGCACCAGGTGCTAATTATAAGACAATGGAAAATCCTAAAATGCTGTcgagcagcagcacatcagtaaagtacaagtacatgTAAACTCACAGAGTCAGTGAACTGCCTCACTCATCTCAGCAACACAACAATACGTAAAGGTTTGCTAACTTTAGCCATCATAAGCTAAGATAGACTACTAAGGTTTGTACGACCAGCAAAACTCTGGAGGGTGTTGAATTGAGGAggagtgtttatttttttaccgtCTCTCAGAGAGTACCATGTGCAGATCCTATCTGATCAGGTCAATTCATGGATAAGCATCAATGGGTGGtttaaattaagtttaaatTTCAATTTGTAAACTAACACATGTGCCATTTCCTCTTTCAGGTGCTACATAGTGATGCTTTAAGCAAACTTAATGCTGATAattctgttattttatatttttaccaTTCGTTCGATGCCAGACTTGTGTGTGATTGGAGGATTTTAGAACTTCATCATTACTGTTTTAACACGCAATAAACCCCACGCGTCCACCTCTtggttttcaaattaaaacaggttAACATGTAAACAGATAAATTCTGATAGTTCAGCTCGTTTTCCAAAAGTTTAAGAAACACTGGTAAGACCACCAACAAATCTCCCCTTGTTCAGCTGTGAAGTGAGGGATTTGCGGTACTAACACGGGTGATGTATGAAATGTGGGGCTACCTCTTCAAACAGCTCCAGGCTGTACGTGTTGTCGTCATCCGCGAAGAAAACCACCCCGGCGTCCCGCCTGCTCCGGTGCTGCCGGAGCCACGCGAGAGCCACATTCCTCTGTTCGGTGGCGCGTGGCATCCCGGCGCGCTTGAACCTGCGGGGAGTGAAcacatgcaggtgtgtgtacGGCACCCCGCACTTGGCCAGGAAGCGCGCCACCAGCTCCGTGCGCGTCGTCGAGTCCTCCACTACGATCCAGTGGAAGCGGGGCACCTGGCGGAAGGCGTGGGCCAGACGGGTCAGCTCCGCTTTCTGCACCGGACGGGTGTAAGTCGGAGTGATGGCGTAGATGACCGGCAGGGCGGTCTGGTTCTGGGTGCCACCGGCTCCCGGTGCGCCGGTCCGGGCCGCCCGCTGCGCCCTGCCGGCCCGAGCGGCTGCCGGAGCCCGGATCGTTCTTTTACTGTCGATATcgatcatgatgatgacaataaGGACCCAGGGCAGCAGGATGAAGAAGcggctgaaaaacactgatttcatGGCGAGGCTGAAGTTACCGTGCGCCCTCTTCTCTCACtcactccatcacacacacgccAAAAGAAAAGACTCCGGGAACCCCCTTCCTTTAAATCCCGCGATGTTGCtcctcacaaacaaacaacaaaagcgGACCTCTTGAGTCCATTTCAAACTATATCAAGCACAAAACCCTCCGCTGCGTCCCCCCGTCCCGGCGGGACCGTTTCCCCGGagttcccctcctcctcctcctcctcctgctcctgctcttcttcttctctcggATGGGACTTAAGTGCTTCTTCGTCGTCCTTCCCTCCTCCAGCGCACTCTCTCAAAAAGCCCCCGTTAAATTCCCATGTTCTGTCGCCCCTTCAGTGCCGGTttccagaggagaaaaaaacaagccgGAGCAGTGTCCCCTGCAGCGGGCGGTGAGAACCCACCGATGTGCGCCGCCGAGGAGCATCACTTGGCGAGGACGGAGCGCTGCTCTGAGTCTGAGGATAATaaggcaggaggggaggagcaggtgcagagcagaggaggggagacgggatggaggagagaacctggagagagagagagagagagagagaggaggggaaaagggaGAAAGGCCTTGTTATGTTGTGTGCATCAGTGTCCGCTGAGAATAAAACCCAGCTGATAGAGAGAGCatggagacaggagacagagagagagggggagagagagggtagCCTGTGCAGCTCtcaagctgtgtttgttaagAATACATTATgaaatcagaaaagaaagaaaaaaagaaggggggatTTGATCTGAGCTGTCTCGGGACATGGAGACCTCCAGGGGTCTCTACACTGATAAGACTagagaaaaaacaataatttccAGAAATGCAGCATAGCTAATGTCAAACACGCCACTCTCACACTGTTGTTCCAAACTCAAGGCAATAACTCATGTTATAACATAACATCTTGTAAAATGTCAGGACAAAGTGGTGAGAAATAATCATAATGTGTCGACTGTGTGCAGTGACTTCATGTATGTGAGGTCCAGATTAACTGGCAGGCATTCTGGTGGTTggatttttgtcacatttctgaacaaaacagcaaaacattgtAGCTGAAGCTTCTTTACGGattgtgaagatttttttactttccctCGATTGCGTATTTTGTGGTCCTGGATGCACAAAACAGTCTATAagaggatgtcatcttgggtTTTAGGTAATTATGATAGCCATTTGTCACTACCGTTAGATGAAATGACTAATGGGATGACTGGAACGGGACCCGAGTAGACTGCATACCATCGCCAAGGCCCAAAAGAgcaatttaatttgatttaattcaatcgagcctaatccaatatcgAACTCAATAGCTCTGTATCAATCTGAACCACCCATTACTGCTTGATTATAATTTAAGATCAACCAACCACGagtacaacaaaacaatgcagacggAATCATCATCTCCAACATGTTGTGGAAGAATAAGGGAcaggatccacatcaaattgtacaTATTCATAGATATCAACTAGTTGAACTGACCCAGTCGTCAAGATCCAAGCCTCATTTACCagagaaatgtaagaaaatgttgaaacatgcCCGATGCTCAAAGCTGGACAGACGTTCTATTTTGGTTACTTACTATTTTGGTTATGTCTAACTAAGCGAGTGGTATGGATCCTTACTCTACAGGCTACCAGGACGTCCGGTGCTCACACAATTTAAATACAGATTGAGCTGGAACAATTAGCCTTTACACTGATCACTCACTTTACAGAAAGTGAATTCAGTTAtgatgtttaattcatttttcaaagaaacAGCTGCTCCCAGCCTGTTGAATGTGAAGACTGCTTCACTCTaacatgacagtgaactgaacGTCCTTGGGGTTTTGAGGTGTTGTTTGGACAAAGCAAGCGCTTGATGGCTTCACCTTGAGCTAAAGGAACCTGcatttctcattattttctaacattgtacacaaacaaaataaaatgtaactgctttaattaaagctggAGACCGACCCTTGCATCTTTTTGACTTTACAGTGACCAAATTCTACACAGCTGCCATCCACAAATAATATGAAGACAATAACTGACGATATAGGCTCTCTCTTTCCTTGTGTCACGAGAACGGCAGGGATGACGTATTTCTGTAGGCTATGacggaagttagcatcgccctaGTTCCTTTGATAAAGAGCCCATGGGGTTTCTAAATTGGGTTTTGATTAATTATAGAAAGTGAACTCTCTGGCAAACccaagtttatgatacttatACATTTCTTTCAGCAAGATAACCCTCCCTAATGAACACCACTTATACAGTATGTTCTTTTTGAGATGGAATGAAATCTCAGTCCTCTATCAGTTGAATTTTGAATAAGAACAGAACTCAACTAAATTCCGCCTGCCGTGTTCGGCATGATGAAGTTGGTCTCAGACGAGCTCTGCTGTCTCAAGCTTGTGtcaaccacagaccttatttcaggcatttaacgAAACTAACCCATTCACAAAACCCACTGACTATGAGGCAAGGGAGCcggaaggggggaaaaaaaaaatgctaagtcacttccaggttttaggactctTTGCTCCAGCACACTCTATTATCACCCACACTCTTCAAGGTCACACAGCTGACTTCCCAGATGTGGTTCATCTGAACAGAGCCGGATCAAAAGCCACTGGTTCTATCTTGAATCCattcagtttgtctttgatgCACATACGTGCGTGGCTTCTGGCTTACTGGTGTTCTCCACTTCAGCCGAGAAAGCTAATCATTGATGGGTAATTATGCACACAACACGGATCAAGGGATCTGTCGAGAGGCAAGAGAAGAAAAGGCACTGAACCGCACTAATAGGGTTGGTTCGCCCCAAACTAATTGCAGGCAAACAAGCTCATAATTTCACAGGATGAAAGCACCTTTGATTGTTTGGATAAGGTAGCTGCTAAGGGAACGCCGAGGGCGAGGGCGGGCGGCAGGAACcaccagttgtttttttaagagatACGCTTGGCACCTTGAAACTTATCGAATGCATTGTCCCCAAAACAGAATGACTCTTACAGGCTTAATCAATCGCATGCTCTGTGATTTGGGTGAAAATCAGGTAATGGGCTAATTCAGTGGTAAATCACTTTAAAGAGAGTGATGTGATGATAGCGAGTGAGTTAACAGGCTCTATTCCGATATTAAACGGCCGCGCTTTATCAGCCGTGATTGCACATTCTTCCATCTGTTCGTACACAATGAGCAATTTGGAAATTAAGAGCACTCATCAAGCGAAATGTAATTTGAAATGCGATCGTTTTGATTAAAATTGCTTCAGATATTATTAGTAGCACAGCAGGGACACAAAGAGGAggaacagcattttttttcatttcatgtacAGGACTTTGAAAACAAGATCTAAAGGGGGGCGgttcaaagaaatgtaaatgtatacgGAGTAATCAAGCGTTTCGAAACTTGATTTGTAGCAATTCAAATTTGCTTGGGTGGAACATGTTGACAGTGAGCAGTCGTAGGTTAATTTACCCGTTTTCTGCCATGgcgcagtaaaaaaaaatcagtccaaTGTGAAGTCGTGACACCTGTCTCAATCCATCAggctttgtaaaaaaaaaatctcccatcTCCGCCCCCTGTCATGCTGTcagacctgtcagtcacacctCAAGCCTCCTTGTCACTCACCTGTCTCCACATTAGAAATGCTGTTTCATTTGTAGCGAGCGTTTGTGCTCGTCTAAGTGTGTAAGTGACAGAACTGAGGGGACAGTTGGGCCAAAAATAGACACCTTTAAATACATATTGTTGTCACTCAACCAGTCCTGCAGCAGATACAGTTTCTACAGTTCTGTTATGCAAAAGAACAGCTTTCCAACAGATTACCTCAGTCTTACAAGTCTCTCAGCCTTTACTACATCAGgtgatcatttttaataacAGAAGCTTTGTCAGATGATAAAAGCAGATTTCTTTCAGGGGCAGAACTTCTTTTGAGCCTGACTTAAACCTCAACGGGCGGAAAGTGGTTTGTAAAATTAGATGTGGGCCCGAGAAAAGCAAAGAATAAAAGGGGAGGTAGCTTATATAATGAGGACACACTCTGCTGCTAATAACTCAAATCGTGAAATGTAGTCAAACCTTTAATCTATGCTAAATTTGTACCCCCAGAAGATTTCCCCCGTGTTCCCAGTGCTCCTGTCTGCGTCTCTTTGTTTACGTCTCGTCTGTGTTTTTGGTGAGGGCGTGGTCGTCCTTTCTTCTTCCTGGCTCTCTCTCcactcaccacacacacctgcctgaAATCAAGCCCCGGTCTGCCCACCCGCCTCTCATCAGCTCGTCTCCTTCAGTAAACCCACCCTGGTTCCTACGTCGCTCTTCCTCAGATTGTTGCCGGAGTTGCACTTCAAGTCCAATCTAGTTTCTCGCTGTGTTTCATGTTACTAACTTGTCTCTCCGCGTCCCAGGATCATCACTCAGCTGCCAACCACCTCCCAAGCCTCCCCTAATATCCCCTGCCCGCCCTGCTATCCCCTCCAGGCTCACGCCCAGCCACAGTCCTCCATTATCCACCCTCAGCCTGCAGGTGCTGGATCTCACTCCCCGCCATTATCCTCTTATCCAGATCCCAGTTTACAACAAACCAGTGATTGAATGTAAACTAAGCAGATTTACTCAAATACTACAATTAAGTGTGGTCTTGATGAACTTGCActttattttctgctacttaatACTTCTGCTTTGGAACCATTTGATGGCATAAACTGTTGGGTGTCAGTCAGCACACATGCAGATGGATTAAGGACTTCCTGACAAATCGGACACAGACTGTCAGGCTGGGCACCCATCACTCCCCCATCCGGGACACTCAGCACTGGAGCTCCACATGGTTATGTGCTGGGTCTTCTCCTCTACTCTCTCTACACCAACCCCGAAGTTCAAATATGTTCAATATGTTTTCAGATAACACTAACACAAAAGCGACGAGTCCCTCTACAGAGATGAAGTCCAAAGACTGACAGAATGTAGCTCCATCGACAACCCCCGCACTCAGAAAACTCCAAAGCAAAGGAGCTGATCACCGacttcaggaaacagaaaacctgCTCTTGTATTCACTGGAGGAGATATGGTGACATGCAGGAGCTCTTATGGACGGCGCACCCAGCCTCTCTGGTGAATCAGCGGCTCTACTTCCCGAGGACGCTGCGGACAGCTGACCTGTCTCTGCTGTCCTTCTATCGCTGCTCTGCGGAGAGCATACTCACCTACGGCATGCTAGCTGACAGAAGAGCACTCCAGAGAGTCATTAAAACAGCgcaacaaatcagcagcacaCAGCTACCTTCACTTGAGGACATATACAGAACCTCTCCGCCAGGCCGCTAACATAATCAAGGGCTCATCTCACACGGGGAGTCACCtcttcactctgctgccctctggaAGGCACCACAGGTCTGTTGAGAACCACACCTCCAGATTCAGAGACCTGAACTCGGCCAAAAAAACTGGCTATGAGCAATACTGTCCTGTGCaatcttttcatattttatttttaataactATCTGGTGCAATACTGTATATCTGGTGAGGTGTAATAATATGCTGCTgagttttattcttttcaagATGAGTGCAATATACGTTTATTACTGTACTTACACTTGCCAGAAGTACACTGAAATTTGGTTGTACACTGTGCAGTGACAATAACGgctttctattctattctattctattttattctattctaatATAACGAAACATACATGTTGATATGTAGCCTATTGTGTTGAAGGGATATCTACTGAAGATATCATGCTGCCCGTCAGGCCCTGACCCATCACCATTGTAACTCTGTTGACCTACAGCCACCCCATTTGTTTGGAAGTTTGGAGTTGTTCTCTAGCTATTATGTTCTGTATCAGCCTTTGTACATTTATAATGCCCCACTGTGCACTCCCTACTTGCTTTGTCAGAAAGCTTGCTTGCGACGAGGCAAAAGAAGCTGTTTGCTCACGGTAGAAATGTAATTAATGAGAAAGGCTCCACAGTGTTGAGGGAAAACTGGAGAGTCAGGTGGCAGATTTTCTGCAGGTTtgtgacaaagagaaacacCTTTCACACTATTCGCACCATTGATTCAGTgctaatataaaaatattgattagagcAGTTTTAACTTAATTTGCTGTTTGGCCAGTTTTCAAGCTTGTGTCTCAACCTGTACTCTGAAAAAGCTTTGGAGGTTTATGTCAGccagtgtgtcttttttcttcttctttccattTCTACCTGCAGAGCTCTGAGGAATGTTTGTACAGCTAAAAAAACTCCAATCTGCTCGGCATTACCTGAGCACTTCGTCAAACCGTGATAGCAGTTGGTGcagatggaaaaacacacacacacacacacacacacacacacacacacacacacacacacacacacacagtccattaTTCTTCCACCCCTGTAAATGTACACACCGGTCCAGGAACAGCTCTCTGCATCTGGCTATTAAAAGCATCACCGCTACACAAGCTGGTCCCAGTAAAGTCAACCAGGATGACTTTCAAGCACTATTACCTTTGACACAGACTTGAGTCAGCTGCCCGTCATCAGTGTAGGGTTGGATTTGTACATGCTGTTGATTTGACCCCAAAGGGCTTTGCTATAGTGACATGATGTCAAATGTCAGGATGTCTGCGTGATTGGGGGCTGCCAGGACCCTGCAGTGTGGTGACACATGGTGATGTGGAGGGCTGAGGCTCCGTGTGTGAGCGGGATGTACTGCTGGAAGATGAGGAGAGTAGTGCTCCGTCTATAGAGAGGGAGAAGACCAGGATCAAGCTCAGACTAGTGGACACACTGTAGGActgtattttgtatatttattgcTGTTTGTCTTATCTGTTgtccaaaaaacataaaatataaaaaaaatatatatatttacattttagggcatttagcagaggCTTTTGTCCGCAGTGACTTTGGAGTATCTTGACCAAGGAcgcttcgacatgcagaccaggggaatcgaacaAGCAGCCTTCCGATAccaagatgctggctctacccctgagccacagccacccacaAATAAACCTTTTCTGTCTATATTCACCAGACAGGCTTAAGGTTCATTTCTGTCCCAGTATGGATGTAAATCCTGAAGAAGCACTGAACCTTTTAAGGTAATTACTATTAACATTAAGCAATTATCAGGAGTGTGAATGTTTCAGTGGGTCttcatgtgggtttttttttcacggtTTTGTAAATTACCTCATCAAGTTTTTGGTACACAAATTGTAGATACTGGCACACATGTTCAGAGATTCAATACAATGTATTACTGTAGGCAGGATGACAGACTGGAGCATACAGACAACAAGATGGAGTGAGAATCTGTCAATGCCAGGCACTGGGATGCAGAAATGACAGGGAagagaagatgtgtgtgtgttcagacgtgtgtgtgtgtgtgcgtgtgcagtgtgaaggaggcagagcagctgaatAACCCTGAGGGTACCGCACTGTCATTTCTTCAAATACGGCTGAGACAGATGATGGAAGATGGAATGTATAAAGGGAGTAAGTGAAAGCATCGCCTGTAGGGAAActtaaaggaaaaagaaaggactgaatgaatgaatgaaaggaaGTAAGACaggaagatggagaaagaacaaatgaatgaagaaagagaaaagagcaggaagaggggaggggagccGGGGCTCAAAGATTGATGTTTACTGGTGGAGAAACATCCTGCAGTGTTTGGAGTTAGACCAGCTGCTGAAATGCCACGACCAACTAACTGGAGCACAGCGGCTCCAGTGTGCACATAAATCACGGCTGAAAATGCAATTATATGATAATTCACAGCACAATTCAATTCAAGGGGACAATTCAAATCCACTCAAAAATGGCAAACCGATCACAACACATTTGTCAGCACTATTAGCATAGAAATAAGTTTCTGTCCGGCACTTCCTCAGATTGGGGGGGGTCGGACTCGATACATTCTGCGCGGGGATGAGAGGCGCCGCTTGACATTTGAATGCATCGGCACCAACAAGAAAAAAGTCAAGAGCTTAATACTGTGTTGGATGTTAAATTGGTCAGTCTCCTGACTCCTGACATTCTCTTCAATAGGGAAGACAACAGCAGATGTATGTGACGAAGTTCTTACCTC
Encoded proteins:
- the b3gat2 gene encoding galactosylgalactosylxylosylprotein 3-beta-glucuronosyltransferase 2; translated protein: MKSVFFSRFFILLPWVLIVIIMIDIDSKRTIRAPAAARAGRAQRAARTGAPGAGGTQNQTALPVIYAITPTYTRPVQKAELTRLAHAFRQVPRFHWIVVEDSTTRTELVARFLAKCGVPYTHLHVFTPRRFKRAGMPRATEQRNVALAWLRQHRSRRDAGVVFFADDDNTYSLELFEEMRSTRGVSVWPVGFVGGRAYERPLVSGGKVVGWYTGWRPDRPFATDMAGFAVNLQVILANPRAQFKRRGSQPGMQESDFLKQITKVTELEPKANNCTRVLVWHTRTEKPHLANEPKHRKDTVVIEV